The DNA segment AACTGAAAAAAGCGCTTGCAGAAAGGGGATTTGATATTATTCCTGTGGATGCGGGTACAAAAATGCTCGTCAACGAACTGCACCCAGCCCATAATAATACTGCACAAGTTGTCATTGGTAGTCCATTGGTTCCCCCAGCTATAGAATTAGACTCCCAACTGCGAAATCATCGCATCCGTCGCCAGATGAAACTGGAAGCGAATCCCTTTTTATATGATCATGCGATCGCAGGTTCTCCCGTATTACCTGCTACCTGTGCCATGTCTTGGATCATTAATTCCTGTGAGGAAATGTATCCAGGTTATCGATTATTCAATTACACAGATTTTAAAGTTTTAAAGGGAATTACCTTCAACCATAACTTAGCCAAAGAACACATTCTAGACATAGAAGAAGTTGAGAAAATCAACGCTGAAAAAATTGTAGTTAAAGCTAAAATATGGAGTAAAAACCCAGCCGGAAAAACACATTACCACTTTAGCGCTCAACTCAACCTGCATAGAGTAATCCCTAACTCTCCTACTTATGAATCAATCAATCTAAATCCAGATCACATCATTACCACTACAGGTAAAGACTTCTATCAAAATGGCGGAGCTACCTTATTTCATGGACCTTCATTTCAAGAAGTTCAGAGAGTTTTAAATATTACCCCTGAGAAAATCACCACAGAATGTTTGTGGACAGAACTCAGCCCTCAGAAACAAGGACAATTCCCCGTTAAATGGGTGAATCCTTATACAACAGACTTGAGTATGCACGCCTTATGGATTTGGACACAACACTTTTATCAAGAAGGTTGCTTACCGGGAAAAGTGGAGAAATTTGAACAATTTGCCCCTACTCCACACAACGAACCATTTTACGTTTCTTGTGAAATAAAAGCCAAAACTGGAAGTAGTGCGATCGCGGATTTTATTATACACGATAATCAGGGAAAAATATACTCTCAAATGCTAGGCGCTCATGCAATTATCTGGTCAATGAAACAACTCAGAAGTTAATTATTTGGCTTGGATTATCACGCACCAGACGTAGAGGCGCAGAGAGAAAGAGATTGAGTTTCTTTCCTATAAGAGGTCTATCATAGTCCCCTCCTCGCCTGCCTACGGTGTACACACATCCTGAGCCGAAGAGAGTTTTCAGCCCTAAAAACCGAATTTAACTGTAAATCCAGTTCCCCTCCTCGCTTGCGGGGAGGGGCTAGGGGTGGGGTCTTATGACACAAACGAGAATTTCCCGACTTGTGTGTACACGGTAGCCTCGCTTGCGGGGAGGGGGTTGGGGGTGGGGTTCTTCTACCTCACTCAACTGAGAAAGGATATCTTGCATTTCATTCACATTCTCAAATTTGGGGAACAGCGTAAATCCTGCCTTCTTTTAATACCCCAAAACTGTCGAGGATATAACAATGCAAAAAATAGCCATCATCGGACTATCAAGCCTATTTCCCGATGCTAAAAACCCTGAAGAATTTTGGCAGAATCTGATTAATAAAAAAGATGCCACATCATCAGCAACCATCGCCGAAATTGGTGTAGACCCCACTATTTTTTACAACCCAGTTAAAGGCACAGCAGACAAAACCTATTCCCTCAAAGGTGGCTACATTCGGGACTTTAAATTTGATGCTTCTGAATATAATCTACCATCAGAATTAATTGCAGGTTTAGACAATACCTTCAAATGGTCATTATATGCAGCCAAACAAGCCATTAAGAATAGTGGCTACTGGGGAAAGCAAAACTTCCTCGCTAAATGTGGCGTAATTCTGGGTAATCTTTCCTTTCCAACCAGACTTTCCCATCAATTATTTTCCCCTATTTATCAGCAAGCGATCGCACCTGCAATTAAAGAACTTTTGCAGCATGAAAACTTCAATTTAGCTACCTTACCCACAGCAACCAAAGCATCTGTTTACAATGCGATGATTTCCGGCTTACCAGCATCAATAGTTGCTCAAGCCTTATCGTTATCTAGAATTAACTTATGTCTAGATGCTGCTTGTTCATCCTCATTTTATGCGATTAAATTAGCCTCTCATTATCTATCATCCCATAAAGCTGACATGATGTTAGCCGGAGCCATCAGTTGTGCAGACTCCTTATTTGTGCGAATGCTCTTTTCTGGTGTCCAAGGTTTTGCCGAAGACGGTACAAGTCGCCCTCTAGATAAAACATCCAGAGGCTTGATTCCCGGTGATGGTGTAGGAATGGTAGTCCTGAAAAGATACGCCGATGCTGTCAGAGATGGAGACAATATTCTCGCCACAATTTGCGGTAATGGACTCTCCAACGATGGTAAAGGTAAGCACTTACTCAGCCCCAATACCAAAGGACAAGTTCTCGCCTTTGAACGCGCCTATAAAGAAGCTCAAATTAGTCCCCAAAGCATCGATTATTTAGAATGTCATGCTACCGGCACATTATTGGGAGATACCACAGAACTCAATTCCATAGCTACCTTTTTCGGACAACATCAAGCCTCACCTTTAGTAGGTTCTGCTAAAGCCAACGTCGGGCATTTATTAACGGCTGCTGGGATGGTAGGCTTGACAAAAGTAATCCTGAGTATGTCTCAGAACTTAATCCCACCTACCATTAATGTTGATGTTCCCTTAGCCTCAGACAATAATGTTATTTCCAGTGATAATATTGTCAGAAAAGCCACAGCCTGGCCTCATAACAATACAGCAATTAAACGAGCAGCCATCAGTGCTTTTGGTTTTGGCGGTACTAATTCCCACTTAATTATTGAACAAGGAAATACAGCCCCAGATATTAGCACAAATACACCTGTAGAACCCGCCAAAGTCGCTATTGTCGGTATGGATGCCTTTTTCGGTGGCTGTAACGGATTAGATGCCTTTGAGCGCAGTATCTACGAAGGAAAACAGCATTTTATTCCTCTACCCTCATCTAGATGGCAAGGTATAGATGAGCAAACAGACTTACTACAAGAGTATGGTTTAGAGGATGGTAAACCACCAATTGGGGCATATATCCAAGACTTTGACATTGATACTTTAGCTTGCAAGGTTCCTCCCAACGAAGTTGAAAAACTCAATCCCCAACAACTGTTACTATTAAAAGTTGCTAACCGTGCTGTCCAAGATGCAGGACTGAAAGAAGGTGGAAATGTCGCAGTAATTGTAGCGGCAGAAACCGAGCTTTCTGTACATCAGTTACAACAAAGATGGGATTTATCTTGGCAGGTAAAAGAGGGCTTATTAGAGGATAATATCTCTTTACCAGATGCAGAACTTTCACAGTTAGAAGGCGTAGTTAAAGATAGTATTCATCATCCCGTTGAAACCAGCGAGTATGTGAGTCACATCGCCAATATTATGGCAGGTCGAATCTCCGCTTTATGGAATTTCACAGGCCCTGCTTTCACAATGACGGCTGGTGAAAACTCTGCCCTCAAAGCTTTAGAAGTGGCACAAATGTTACTAGCATCGGGAGAAGTCGAGGCTGTAGTTTTAGGTGCAATTGATTTAGCTGGTGGTGTAGAAAATGTCTTATTACGTAGTCAATTAGCCAAAATCAATCAAGGCATCAACACCTTAAGCTTTGACGAAAACGCCGATGGTTGGATGGTCGGTGAAGGTGCTGGTGCAATTGTCCTCAAACGTCATGATACCGCCCAACAAGACAACCAAAAGATTTATGCTGTACTAGATGCCGTCAGTTTTGCAGCAGCCGCAAATGATGCTTGTCAGCAAGCTTTTGACATCGCCAAAATTCAGCCTCAAGAGATTAACTATGTAGAGGTGTTTGGTAGTGGTATTCCCCAACAAGACGAAGCCGAAATTACCGGGTTATTACAAG comes from the Nodularia sp. NIES-3585 genome and includes:
- a CDS encoding SDR family NAD(P)-dependent oxidoreductase, which gives rise to MTTQTQIRPSSVFVVSGGAKGITAQCAIKMAQHQPCKFILLGRSELLEIEPEFAQDYIEEPALKKRIMENLLSQGEKPTPMSVLKIYNKIVSSREIKKTLASIQETGAQAEYISVDVTNVADLQQKLAAVGAITGIIHGAGNLADKLIEKKTDQDFEKVYTAKVQGLENLLTCVNLEQLQHLVLFSSVTGFYGNMGQSDYAIANEILNKSAHLIKQNYPQCHVVAINWGAWDSGMVSPELKKALAERGFDIIPVDAGTKMLVNELHPAHNNTAQVVIGSPLVPPAIELDSQLRNHRIRRQMKLEANPFLYDHAIAGSPVLPATCAMSWIINSCEEMYPGYRLFNYTDFKVLKGITFNHNLAKEHILDIEEVEKINAEKIVVKAKIWSKNPAGKTHYHFSAQLNLHRVIPNSPTYESINLNPDHIITTTGKDFYQNGGATLFHGPSFQEVQRVLNITPEKITTECLWTELSPQKQGQFPVKWVNPYTTDLSMHALWIWTQHFYQEGCLPGKVEKFEQFAPTPHNEPFYVSCEIKAKTGSSAIADFIIHDNQGKIYSQMLGAHAIIWSMKQLRS
- a CDS encoding PfaB family protein, translated to MQKIAIIGLSSLFPDAKNPEEFWQNLINKKDATSSATIAEIGVDPTIFYNPVKGTADKTYSLKGGYIRDFKFDASEYNLPSELIAGLDNTFKWSLYAAKQAIKNSGYWGKQNFLAKCGVILGNLSFPTRLSHQLFSPIYQQAIAPAIKELLQHENFNLATLPTATKASVYNAMISGLPASIVAQALSLSRINLCLDAACSSSFYAIKLASHYLSSHKADMMLAGAISCADSLFVRMLFSGVQGFAEDGTSRPLDKTSRGLIPGDGVGMVVLKRYADAVRDGDNILATICGNGLSNDGKGKHLLSPNTKGQVLAFERAYKEAQISPQSIDYLECHATGTLLGDTTELNSIATFFGQHQASPLVGSAKANVGHLLTAAGMVGLTKVILSMSQNLIPPTINVDVPLASDNNVISSDNIVRKATAWPHNNTAIKRAAISAFGFGGTNSHLIIEQGNTAPDISTNTPVEPAKVAIVGMDAFFGGCNGLDAFERSIYEGKQHFIPLPSSRWQGIDEQTDLLQEYGLEDGKPPIGAYIQDFDIDTLACKVPPNEVEKLNPQQLLLLKVANRAVQDAGLKEGGNVAVIVAAETELSVHQLQQRWDLSWQVKEGLLEDNISLPDAELSQLEGVVKDSIHHPVETSEYVSHIANIMAGRISALWNFTGPAFTMTAGENSALKALEVAQMLLASGEVEAVVLGAIDLAGGVENVLLRSQLAKINQGINTLSFDENADGWMVGEGAGAIVLKRHDTAQQDNQKIYAVLDAVSFAAAANDACQQAFDIAKIQPQEINYVEVFGSGIPQQDEAEITGLLQAYPQTGNGLQCAIGSVKSNIGHTYTASGIASLIKTALCLYYRYIPATPKWSGAKTPEKWSGSPFYVATESRPWFVDKGGTRRIAAINSIGIDETYAHVILSEDPDQEERDSRYLQQMPFHLFPVAAENQNNLQEVLNSLEKTIADSSCLSTTANQTFTNFKEHSESKYALTITGRNKKELLKQIDAARKGVNIAFEKGTDWLTPLGSYFTAKPLGTTASVAYVYPAAVNSYIGIGRTVFRLFPKVFEDLKSNNLYNRAADVEKLVYPRSFPKLSTRQLETLEKELLDDSLGMFESEIAFARYMTAIFRDDFQVKPKCVFGYSLGETSMMVAQGVWSDFEGGSNTLNSSPLFGDKLSGAKNAVRQYWGLTNSTELQEDNFWTTYVLMAKPSQVEECLKHEPRVYLTQINTPEEVLIAGEKTACQRVIKSLGCNSFPAPFDHVIHCEAMRSEYEEIAKVNSLPTQDLPDITFYSAAEYQPITLERDVIANSIATGLCQQLDFPQLVNRVYDDGVKIFVEAGAGGVCSRWISKILENKEHITVSLNRRGMDDHTSMVKALAKLVSHRVNLDLSPLYNLSTATTKQNKLTLRTITLGGKSIAGAILSEENRKYFQNIASNLNSYRVEKLHQNIPFSSELDNLNSPTQPAEDPIKNIMEHGFETPEELQSSESTVLEQKTQQPIVSSPATNHQLDNTIRMSELNKTQYQKLSDNNYQITQNHAAFLQARKDFSKQMSEIIQLQLVCAENLLNEQT